A window of the Narcine bancroftii isolate sNarBan1 chromosome 4, sNarBan1.hap1, whole genome shotgun sequence genome harbors these coding sequences:
- the cript gene encoding cysteine-rich PDZ-binding protein — MRRRLPGAETRRACRRKWVIRGAVVRMVCEKCEKKLGRVITPDTWKDGSRNTMESGGRKINENKVLTSKKARFDPYGKSKFSVCRICKSAVHQAGSNYCQGCAYKKGICAMCGKKILDTKNYKQTSV; from the exons ATGAGGAGGCGGCTTCCCGGGGCGGAAACGCGGCGTGCGTGTCGCCGGAAGTGGGTGATCCGCGGAGCCGTGGTCAGAATGGTGTGTGAGAAAT GTGAAAAGAAATTGGGAAGAGTTATTACTCCGGATACCTGGAAAGATGGATCAAGGAACACGATGG AAAGTGGGGGCCGGAAGATCAATGAAAACAAAGTGTTGACTTCTAAAAAGGCAAG GTTTGATCCCTATGGAAAGAGCAAATTTTCAGTGTGCCGTATCTGTAAAAGTGCAGTGCATCAGGCCGGTTCTAATTATTGTCAAGGTTGTGCATATAAAAAAG GCATCTGTGCAATGTGTGGCAAAAAAATCTTGGATACGAAAAACTACAAGCAGACATCTGTGTGA